The Pithys albifrons albifrons isolate INPA30051 chromosome 13, PitAlb_v1, whole genome shotgun sequence genome has a segment encoding these proteins:
- the LOC139677994 gene encoding SH2 domain-containing adapter protein F-like isoform X1, whose protein sequence is MPRGGRGAAPGQDRTRGRGEGLEGPQLPERVGQPGAPGRAGPGRARRKAAGSGAGPGGGGPGRPGRAQGRAGRCRGERARGRGAGGAGEAPHAALRQVALAASPGRLPRAPPGPAAALSPPAPMLLSGAAGSERGGGGGGAGAGGAPQCVGTMARWLREHLGFRSARPAPPAPPKPDYRAGPPPQPPPPPGGAAEPLAAAQPDIVAAYRLQKERDFEDPYSGPPPAAAAPDGPRYVSPKHRLIKVEAVEKVPASPPPPPLVPAAPSSPPAGPEPPDEPPQELAVLEDYADPFDAAQVAGSQAGLEKVTENDGYMEPYEAQKMMAEIRQKGLREAPARPLHLYDTPYEPVLDMDSERPACPRPRESRLPEDDERPPEEYDQPWEWKKERISKAFAVEIKVIKDLPWPPPVGQLDSGESPPDGEAGAPVPPQHGQHSYEDTNGPSEGLGYGRTSPCREEKARAALRHGSSSLKSTKTLMAEPGPLVGERIDPALPLESQCWYHGAISRTDAETLLRLCKEASYLVRNSETSKNDFSLSLKSSQGFMHMKLSRTQENKYVLGQHSPPFDSVPEIIHHYASRKLPIKGAEHMSLLYPVAIRTL, encoded by the exons ATGCCCCGGGGTGGCAGGGGGGCAGCGCCAGGGCAGGATCGCACCCGAGGCCGCGGCGAGGGACTCGAGGGCCCGCAGCTGCCTGAACGCGTGGGGCAGCCCGGAGCGCCGGGTAGGGCCGGCCCGGGCCGGGCGCGGCGGAAggcggcggggagcggggcgggcccCGGGGGAGGCGGGCCGGGGAGGCCGGGCCGCGCTCAGGGCCGCGCCGGTCGGTGCCGGGGGGagcgggcgcggggccgcggcgcgggcggggcgggggaggCCCCGCACGCGGCGCTCCGGCAGGTGGCACTGGCCGCCTCCCCCGGCCGCCTCCCCCGCgccccccccggccccgccgccgcgctcaGTCCGCCGGCGCCGATGCTGCTGAGCGGAGCGGCCGGCTcggagcgcggcggcggcggcggcggggcgggggccggCGGGGCCCCGCAGTGCGTGGGCACCATGGCCCGCTGGCTCCGCGAGCACCTGGGGTTCCGCAGCGCCCggcccgcgccccccgcgcctCCCAAGCCCGACTACCGCGCCGGgccgccgccgcagccgcccccgccgcccggGGGCGCGGCCGAGCCGCTGGCTGCCGCCCAGCCCGACATCGTGGCGGCCTACCGGCTGCAGAAGGAACGCGACTTCGAGGACCCCTACAgcggcccgccgcccgccgccgccgcccccgaCGGGCCCCGCTACGTCTCGCCCAAGCACCGGCTCATCAAGGTGGAGGCGGTGGAGAAGGTGCCCGCCagccccccgccgccgccgctggtGCCCGCCGCCCCGAGCTCGCCCCCGGCCGGCCCCGAGCCGCCCGACGAGCCGCCGCAGGAG CTGGCTGTCCTGGAGGACTATGCAGATCCCTTTGATGCGGCACAGGTGGCAGGtagccaggcagggctggagaaggTGACTGAGAATGATGGATATATGGAGCCGTATGAAGCCCAGAAGATGATGGCTG AGATCCGCCAGAAGGGCTTACGGGAGGCTCCAGCCCGGCCGCTGCACCTCTACGACACTCCCTACGAGCCTGTGCTGGACATGGACAGTGAGCGCCCAGCCTGCCCCAGACCCAGGGAGTCCCGGCTGCCTGAGGATGATGAGCGGCCACCAGAGGAATATGaccagccctgggagtggaaGAAAGAGCGAATCTCCAAAGCCTTTGCAG TTGAAATCAAGGTCATTAAAGACCTGCCATGGCCCCCGCCTGTGGGACAACTGGACAGCGGTGAAAGCCCCCCGGATGGTGAGGCTGGTGCCCCTGTCCCTCCTCAGCACGGCCAGCACAGCTATGAAGACACCAATG GTCCCTCAGAGGGGCTGGGGTATGGCCGCACCTCGCcctgcagggaggagaaggccagggctgccctcagACACGGCTCCAGCAGCCTCAAGAGCACGAAGACACTGATGGCCGAGCCTGGCCCCTTGGTCGGGGAGAGGAttgaccctgccctgcccctggagAGCCAGTG CTGGTACCACGGGGCCATCAGCCGGACGGACGCAGAGACGCTGCTGAGGCTGTGCAAGGAGGCCAGTTACCTGGTGCGCAACAGTGAGACCAGCAAGAACgacttctccctctctttgAA gagcagccagggtTTCATGCACATGAAACTGTCTCGGACGCAGGAGAACAAGTACGTGCTAGGTCAGCACAGCCCGCCCTTCGACAGCGTGCCGGAGATCATCCATCACTACGCCAGCCGCAAGCTGCCCATCAAGGGGGCCGAGCACATGTCCTTGCTTTACCCAGTGGCTATCCGTACCCTATAG
- the LOC139677994 gene encoding SH2 domain-containing adapter protein D-like isoform X2, whose translation MPRGGRGAAPGQDRTRGRGEGLEGPQLPERVGQPGAPGRAGPGRARRKAAGSGAGPGGGGPGRPGRAQGRAGRCRGERARGRGAGGAGEAPHAALRQVALAASPGRLPRAPPGPAAALSPPAPMLLSGAAGSERGGGGGGAGAGGAPQCVGTMARWLREHLGFRSARPAPPAPPKPDYRAGPPPQPPPPPGGAAEPLAAAQPDIVAAYRLQKERDFEDPYSGPPPAAAAPDGPRYVSPKHRLIKVEAVEKVPASPPPPPLVPAAPSSPPAGPEPPDEPPQELAVLEDYADPFDAAQVAGSQAGLEKVTENDGYMEPYEAQKMMAEIRQKGLREAPARPLHLYDTPYEPVLDMDSERPACPRPRESRLPEDDERPPEEYDQPWEWKKERISKAFAGPSEGLGYGRTSPCREEKARAALRHGSSSLKSTKTLMAEPGPLVGERIDPALPLESQCWYHGAISRTDAETLLRLCKEASYLVRNSETSKNDFSLSLKSSQGFMHMKLSRTQENKYVLGQHSPPFDSVPEIIHHYASRKLPIKGAEHMSLLYPVAIRTL comes from the exons ATGCCCCGGGGTGGCAGGGGGGCAGCGCCAGGGCAGGATCGCACCCGAGGCCGCGGCGAGGGACTCGAGGGCCCGCAGCTGCCTGAACGCGTGGGGCAGCCCGGAGCGCCGGGTAGGGCCGGCCCGGGCCGGGCGCGGCGGAAggcggcggggagcggggcgggcccCGGGGGAGGCGGGCCGGGGAGGCCGGGCCGCGCTCAGGGCCGCGCCGGTCGGTGCCGGGGGGagcgggcgcggggccgcggcgcgggcggggcgggggaggCCCCGCACGCGGCGCTCCGGCAGGTGGCACTGGCCGCCTCCCCCGGCCGCCTCCCCCGCgccccccccggccccgccgccgcgctcaGTCCGCCGGCGCCGATGCTGCTGAGCGGAGCGGCCGGCTcggagcgcggcggcggcggcggcggggcgggggccggCGGGGCCCCGCAGTGCGTGGGCACCATGGCCCGCTGGCTCCGCGAGCACCTGGGGTTCCGCAGCGCCCggcccgcgccccccgcgcctCCCAAGCCCGACTACCGCGCCGGgccgccgccgcagccgcccccgccgcccggGGGCGCGGCCGAGCCGCTGGCTGCCGCCCAGCCCGACATCGTGGCGGCCTACCGGCTGCAGAAGGAACGCGACTTCGAGGACCCCTACAgcggcccgccgcccgccgccgccgcccccgaCGGGCCCCGCTACGTCTCGCCCAAGCACCGGCTCATCAAGGTGGAGGCGGTGGAGAAGGTGCCCGCCagccccccgccgccgccgctggtGCCCGCCGCCCCGAGCTCGCCCCCGGCCGGCCCCGAGCCGCCCGACGAGCCGCCGCAGGAG CTGGCTGTCCTGGAGGACTATGCAGATCCCTTTGATGCGGCACAGGTGGCAGGtagccaggcagggctggagaaggTGACTGAGAATGATGGATATATGGAGCCGTATGAAGCCCAGAAGATGATGGCTG AGATCCGCCAGAAGGGCTTACGGGAGGCTCCAGCCCGGCCGCTGCACCTCTACGACACTCCCTACGAGCCTGTGCTGGACATGGACAGTGAGCGCCCAGCCTGCCCCAGACCCAGGGAGTCCCGGCTGCCTGAGGATGATGAGCGGCCACCAGAGGAATATGaccagccctgggagtggaaGAAAGAGCGAATCTCCAAAGCCTTTGCAG GTCCCTCAGAGGGGCTGGGGTATGGCCGCACCTCGCcctgcagggaggagaaggccagggctgccctcagACACGGCTCCAGCAGCCTCAAGAGCACGAAGACACTGATGGCCGAGCCTGGCCCCTTGGTCGGGGAGAGGAttgaccctgccctgcccctggagAGCCAGTG CTGGTACCACGGGGCCATCAGCCGGACGGACGCAGAGACGCTGCTGAGGCTGTGCAAGGAGGCCAGTTACCTGGTGCGCAACAGTGAGACCAGCAAGAACgacttctccctctctttgAA gagcagccagggtTTCATGCACATGAAACTGTCTCGGACGCAGGAGAACAAGTACGTGCTAGGTCAGCACAGCCCGCCCTTCGACAGCGTGCCGGAGATCATCCATCACTACGCCAGCCGCAAGCTGCCCATCAAGGGGGCCGAGCACATGTCCTTGCTTTACCCAGTGGCTATCCGTACCCTATAG
- the LOC139677994 gene encoding SH2 domain-containing adapter protein F-like isoform X3, translating into MEPYEAQKMMAEIRQKGLREAPARPLHLYDTPYEPVLDMDSERPACPRPRESRLPEDDERPPEEYDQPWEWKKERISKAFAVEIKVIKDLPWPPPVGQLDSGESPPDGEAGAPVPPQHGQHSYEDTNGPSEGLGYGRTSPCREEKARAALRHGSSSLKSTKTLMAEPGPLVGERIDPALPLESQCWYHGAISRTDAETLLRLCKEASYLVRNSETSKNDFSLSLKSSQGFMHMKLSRTQENKYVLGQHSPPFDSVPEIIHHYASRKLPIKGAEHMSLLYPVAIRTL; encoded by the exons ATGGAGCCGTATGAAGCCCAGAAGATGATGGCTG AGATCCGCCAGAAGGGCTTACGGGAGGCTCCAGCCCGGCCGCTGCACCTCTACGACACTCCCTACGAGCCTGTGCTGGACATGGACAGTGAGCGCCCAGCCTGCCCCAGACCCAGGGAGTCCCGGCTGCCTGAGGATGATGAGCGGCCACCAGAGGAATATGaccagccctgggagtggaaGAAAGAGCGAATCTCCAAAGCCTTTGCAG TTGAAATCAAGGTCATTAAAGACCTGCCATGGCCCCCGCCTGTGGGACAACTGGACAGCGGTGAAAGCCCCCCGGATGGTGAGGCTGGTGCCCCTGTCCCTCCTCAGCACGGCCAGCACAGCTATGAAGACACCAATG GTCCCTCAGAGGGGCTGGGGTATGGCCGCACCTCGCcctgcagggaggagaaggccagggctgccctcagACACGGCTCCAGCAGCCTCAAGAGCACGAAGACACTGATGGCCGAGCCTGGCCCCTTGGTCGGGGAGAGGAttgaccctgccctgcccctggagAGCCAGTG CTGGTACCACGGGGCCATCAGCCGGACGGACGCAGAGACGCTGCTGAGGCTGTGCAAGGAGGCCAGTTACCTGGTGCGCAACAGTGAGACCAGCAAGAACgacttctccctctctttgAA gagcagccagggtTTCATGCACATGAAACTGTCTCGGACGCAGGAGAACAAGTACGTGCTAGGTCAGCACAGCCCGCCCTTCGACAGCGTGCCGGAGATCATCCATCACTACGCCAGCCGCAAGCTGCCCATCAAGGGGGCCGAGCACATGTCCTTGCTTTACCCAGTGGCTATCCGTACCCTATAG